AGGTACGCTCCTTTGGAATCTCGAAATAGGAATCGTTCAGTTCATCCTTCAGCCGGAACACGTAGCCGATCGGGGGCGGGGTGCAACGTGACTGCACCTGCACGTCGAGCTTGGTGAGGATCACAGCACGATCAACGGCAGCTTCGACAAACACGCGCACGACACACTCGTGGATGCTCACCAAGTCCAGGGAACGCACCGCTGTCAGATCCTCGGGAAGAGGGCCAACATGTCCTACAAGGATCATCTCCTGTTCAGTCCGCACAGTGAGCGGAGCTTGCGGTGTAGGGACCAGTACGGCATCTCGACCACGCATGATGGCCTTATCGGCGCCACGAGCCACGATCCCGCCGAGAGCTGAGGCGAGACCCGCGAGGACTGCAGCCACGATCCACTTGCCCACACCAGGTACAGCGACGGCTACAGCAACTGCAGCCAGCAACAGGGCGACGACGCCCACCCGCAACCAGAATCGACGAGACCCCACAGCTGCCACCTTCGACGCTTCTCCCGAGGCGCCATCGTGCCTGACGATCCACGTCAGGGAACGGACGAGACACACCTGGTTTCACTGAGAACCGACGCAACTCACCCCAGGCCCCACCCAAGCGCAGCGACACCCCCTGGCCACATACCAAGGACCAGTGAAACTGCGCAGCAACCAAATGACCTGCGCAACCAGGCCCGGTCCCAGAAACACCGCAGGTCAGACAGCTATCATGCCCAGACTCTGAGCAGATTCAGTGAGCCAGCACAGCCCCCAACTCGCTCAGTCAACCTGCACATCCCCAGGTCAGAAACGTGCCTACTGCGCAGATTCACTGACCAACGACACAGGTGTCGGCGATCAGTGAAACTGCGCAGTACTCCACCGACCTGCGCAGCTAGACCCAGTCCTAGGAACTACGCAGGTCAAACAGCTGCACGCCCCAGACTCTGCGCAGATTCAGTGAGCCAGCCAGTCGGCAACCCACTCAGCCGCACTGCACAACCCCAGGTCATAAGCCTGACGACTTCGCAGCTCTACTGACAGCCGACACTACGACGAGGGGAACGGCACATCGCCCGACCATCCTGCGCAATACACGAGTGTCACCGGTCCCACTGCCCCTTGATCGGACCCGTGGGGGGAATCGGCGGGGTGGGACGGGTCGGTGGGGTGGGCCGCTCCACGACCGTCGTCACCGCCGGCGCGGCGCCCGCTTTGGTGCAGGTCAGGATCGTGGTCACCTTCCTGCCGCCGGCGTTGGCATGCGTCTCGTCGGAGCCGCCCTGGGTGCACTTGCCGGTGTCCACCAGCGCCGGCTTCGGCTTGGACTTGTCCGATATGGCGGAGGAGACGGTGTGGGGAGCCGCGCTGGCCGATGAGGTGGTGACAGGCAGGACGAAGACGGTGGTGGCAGCCGCGAGTACGGGCAGCGTCCGGAGGAGTCGAGCGGTCGTGTTCATGGGTGGCACTCCTTGGAAGAGGGGATGAGGAGGTCGCGGACGGAGCCCGGTCACTTCAGGCTGGCCGGGTCGGCCGTGCACACCGTCTTGGTGGAGATCACCGGCGTCTGGCCCTTCACGCACGAGATCGTGGTGGTGGTCGAGCACTCACCGACCGACACCACCGACGAGGAGCTCTCGGTACTCGTACAGACCTGCGGCTTGGGCTTCGGCTTACCCTTCTCCTGCACGGCAGAGGTCGTAGTCGCCGCCGAGGCCGACGAGGTCATGGCGGGCAGAACGAAGGCTGCGGCAGCCGCAGCGAGCACGGGCAGCGTCCGGAGCAGTCGACAGGTCGGATTCACAGTTACTCCTTAGTAGAGGGGGGATGCGTTGTCCCGGCCCTGCGGGTCCCGCAGCACCGGAACCGGTACTGACTTGCAGGTGGTGACGGGGTGGCGCCTAAGAAAAGGGTGTCGCGGGGCCCGCCGGCACGACAGCCACGACGATTCGAGTCTTGACACGCCGGCCATCAAGTGCTCGCCACCCGGCGAGGAGGAAACCCCGCGGGATCATCGCACCGGGCCGCGTACCCCGAGCCGCACGTCCTCCACCACGAAAAAAGCCCGCCGACTCGAGGCCGACGCACGAACACGGGACCGGGCACCGCGGCACCGAAGCCGCCTCCCGCTGCTGGGAACACATAGGCGACCTGGAGGTGCCTACCAGCACAGACCGGGAAACACGCCGCCGAGCCCCCGGGTGCGGTGGCCGGGTAGCCGGGAAGGTCAGCCGGAGGTGGCGAGTGCCCGGGCGGGCTGTGTCTGCTCGTATGCGTGGCCGACCCGCAGGAGCGTGGGTTCTCCGAGGGGCCGGCCGAGCAGCTGCATGCCGATGGGCAGGCCCGCCTCGTCGTGGCCGACCGGAACGGTCAGGGCGGGCACTCCGGTGATGTTGGCGGGGGCGCAGAGGCGTACGTAGGCGTCGGAGACGCTCTCGGTGGTGCCGTCGGGCCAGGTGACGGTCTCCTCGTCAACCCGGACCGCGGGCAGGGGGACACTCGGGGCGGCGATCACGTCGACCTCCTCCAGCATCCGTGCCCACCGCGCGCGCATGAGCGTGCGGGAGCGCTGGGCGCGCAGGTAGTCACCGGCGCTCATCAGCTCGCTCGCCTCCAGGAGGATGCGGACGTCCTCCTGGTACCGCTCGGGGACCGCGCGCAGACTGCGCTCGTGGTAGGCGCCGGCTTCGGGCACCATCAGGCCCCACTGGGTGGCCTGGATGTAGCGGGTCATCGGGATGTCGACTTCGACGAGCCGCGCGCCCAGGGCTTCCAGTTGTGCGACGGCGTCCCGGACGGCGGTCTCCACCCGCGGGTGGACGTGGTCGAAGTAGTAGGTGCGCGGCAGGCCGATGCGTAGCCCGGTCAGGTCCGTCCCGGCACCGGGCCGGTAGTCCGCGGCGGACACGGACAGCGAGGCGGGGTCGCGCGGGTCGTGTCCGGCCAGCGCGGTCAGGACCAGGGCGGCGTCCTCGACGGTGCGGGTGATCGGGCCGACGTGGTCCAGCGACCAGGACAGGGAGGTGACGCCGTGACGGGGGACGAGCCCGTAGGTCGGCTTGAGGCCGACGACCCCGTTGAGCGCGGCGGGCACCCGGATGGACCCGCCGGTGTCGGTGCCCAGGGCGAAGGTGGCGGTGCCCGAGGCCACGGCGACCGCGGAACCGCCGCTGGAGCCGTCGGCGACCCGGCCGCGGTGGCGGGCGTTTCGGGTCTGCGGGGTGGTCAGGCCGAACGCGAATTCGTGGGTGTGGGTCTTGCCGAGCAGGATCGCACCGGCCGCGCCCAGCCGGGCGGCGACCGTGCTGTCCGCTGTTGCGCGGTGGCCGGCGCGGACCCGGGAGCTGGCGGTGGTGGCCATCCCCTCGACGTCGATCAGGTCTTTGAGCCCCATCGGGATGCCGTGCAGGGGTCCCCGGTGGCGGCCCTGCGCCACTTCGTGTGCGGCTTCGCCGGCCGCCCGGCGCGCCTGCTCCGCCGTGACCGTGACGTAGGCGCCGAGGTGGGGGTCCGCCTCCTCGATGCGGTCGAGGACGGAATCGACCAGTTCGACGGGGGACAGCCGCCGGGCGCGTATCGCGTCCGCGGCGGCGGCGAGGGGCAGTTCATACGGTTGCATCGCGCTTTTCTTCCTCGTGCTGTGCGGCGCGGTAGGCGGCGGCGGGCGGGACGTCCGCGAAGTCCAGCTCGTGCAGGACCTTGACGACGCTGTGGATGTGGTTGGCGACCGCGGCGACGGCTGCGTGGCGCTCGGCGGGGAGGACCAGGCCGGTTCGGGCGGCCCAGCGGGCGGCCTCGGGCGGGGTGAGTTCGTCAGCGGCCATGGGGTTCTGCCTTTCGGTGGAGGGGGGAGCGGTGGCGTGGCCGACGCCCGGAAGGCCGATGGGGCGGCGGCCGGCGGCTCGCGCCGGGTCGGGCGCGCACGGTTCGTCCGGCGCGCACGGTTCGTCCGGCGGACGGACCGTGCGGCGGACGGACCGTGCGGCGGACGGGCCGCGCGGTCAGGCCGCGCCGGCGGGGAGCTCGGCGCCGTGCTCGGCGAGGAGCCGGTAGCGGCCGTTCTCCCGGCGGACGGTGCCACCGGTGGGCTGCGGGAAGTGGGTACCCAGGAGCAGCGCGTCGGTGTCCGCCAGAGCGTCCAGGAGCCGGGCGCGGGTGCGGACGGCCTGGGCGGGGTCGATGTCGACGCAGCTGTTCACGTGGGGGTGGGACAGCTGGACGGGGTGGTGGATGCTGTCGCCGGTGATCAGCGCGCGGCGGTCGCTGCCGCGCAGTTCCACGGCGACTTGTCCCGGGGTGTGGCCCGGGGCGGGGAGGAGGAGGACGCCGGGGGCCACCTCGTGCCCTCGCGCGGGGACGTCCACGAGGTCGTACTGTGCGGCGTCGCGGACGGGGGTGACGGAGTCGCGGAACATCTGGCGTCGGGGCTCGTCCAGGTCGGCGGTGGCCCAGTGGTCCCACTCGGTGCGGCTCGCGAGGTAGCGGGCGTTGGGGAAGGTGGGTACCCAGTCCCCGCCGGTGAGGCGGGTGTTCCAGCCGACGTGATCGGTGTGCAGGTGGGTGGTGATCACCAGGTCCACGGACTCGGGCGGGAAGCCGGCTGCTGCAAGGCGCTGGGGGAAGTCGGTGCGAAGGCCGTTCCAGGCGGGGTTGGCCCGCGGCTTGTCGTTGCCGATGCCGGTGTCGACGACGATCCGCAGCCCGCCGGCCTCCACGGCGAAGCTGTGGCTCGCCAGCCGCGGCACGTCGGCGTCGGCGAAGTCGGGGCGCAGCCACGGTGCCTCGTCCAGAACCTCCCGGGTCGCGTCCGGCAGCAGCCAGGGCCCGGTCTGGCGGGGCAGTTCGACCTCGTCGACGCGTCGCACGACGAGATCGCCGAGGTTCCAACCCGTGCTGGCGCGGGAGTCGGCCGGACGGGGCGTGGCGGTGTCCACCGGCGGGTCCTTTCTGTGGGGCGGGCAGGGACACGTCTCACCTACGACCAACAAACGCAAATTTTTTTGCGTTTGTTGGTCGTAGGTGAGAGTAGGCCTCACGCCCCTCGAAAAGCAAACGTTTAGCTTTTAGCCGCCCGAGGCCGGCCTTGGGCCGAGCACCGCCGCCACGAGACGGTCGGTGTAGGCCGACGACAGGTCCGAGGGGCGGAACAGGATGCGGTACAGGAGGGGGGCGACGACGGCGTCCAGCAGGGTCTCCACCTCGGGCACGGCCTCCCCGCGCCCGGCCGCGCGCACCCCAATGGCCTTCAGCTGCTCGGCGGCGTAGTCGGAGCAGCGCAGCGCATTGCCCTGCTCGGGATCCCCCAGCAGGGCGTCGCGGACGTACGTGCGGCCCGCCATGGAAGACATCTCCTCCGCGAACTGCACCGCCCACGCCGCCAGGTCCGCCCGCAGGTCACCGTGGTCGGCCGGCGGGGCATCGGGGCGCAACCGTTCGACGGCCACGTCCGACAGCAGCTCCCGCAGGTCCCCCCAGCGCCGGTAGATGGTGGACGGCGTCACTCCCGCGCGGGCTGCGATCAGCGGCACGGTGAGCGCGTCCCGGCCCACCTCTGCCTCCAGATCACGGACGGCCTGGTGCACGGACTGCTGGACGCGGGCGCTGCGCCCGCCGGGGCGCGAGGTGGGTCGGGCACTCATACGCCCAGCTTAACGCGAAAGAATTGCGTCTGCGTCAACCACCCGCCCCCGTCGACCACGGGGCGACTCGGTCGACGAGTACGCCTACCGGCAGCGCGGCCAGGCAGCGGCAAGCGGTCTTCGCCCGGGCCGCGAGGGCCGCGAGGACGCTCACGGCGTAAACGATGCCGCACATCAACGGCACCAGGTCGTCAGCGGTCACATCCACGCGCACGACGGGGGCCTCGCGCGCCCGCCGAAAGATCCGCTTCCCCACGGTCGACAGGGCCTGCTTCAATCGCCACCATCACCGGAATCTCTCTGAAAGCCCAGCGGCGCAACACGTCCACAGCTTCCGGGCCCAGGTGCGCGCGCCCAACCCCGGCAAGCGCCCACTCCTCTACGACCGCGCGCAGACCCTCGTCTACCCCAGGCGGCCGCACCCCTGCCGCCGCTGCCCCAACCCGGCGACCTCCTGACCGACGCCGAGGCCCCCGGCCTGGACCGCGCTGAACCGCGCGGCCCGGCGGCGGACGCCGTACGGCCAGTGGTGTGACTGAGCGGCTCAGGTAGCGGGTTTCGCCAATTGAAGCGGTCAGCTGTCGCGCATCCCCAGTAGTACGGGGCACATCGGGAAGCGATGGTGCAACGGCGGCATCCCAAACCCCTGGCAGTCAGCCGCGCGCCGTGACATCGTCCGCAGGTGACCGACGCTGCTGGTGAGGCAATGACCTCAAGACGCCCGGACGACCGTGCTGCGTCCGCCCTGCGCTTCGCGATGGAACTCATCGCGTGGGTGGCCACACCCTGGGCCCTGGCCAGCCACTCATGGCTGCTTGCCGCCCTGTCCGTGGTGGCCCTGATCGGCCTTCCGACGTTGTTCTCCACCCCGGGGGACAAAGCCAACGTGATCATCGCTGTGCCGGGCTGGGCCACGATCCTGCTGGTGCTGCTCCAACTCGCCGCGGCCGTGGTCTCCTCGTGGCTGGCCTGGCCCACCTGGGCGGCGGTCCCCGTGACCCTGCTGGCCGCCGCCACCCTCGCGACGGAGCGTCGACGCTGGCGATGGCTGGTTTCCACGAACCGACTCGCCAACTGAAGCGCTCACCCGCTGCGTCCGTCGGCCAGTTGAGCCGCGGGGCGGCTATGAGCCGCCTGGCGGCACCGGGAGCGCGAGGGGCAGCCGGACCCGAAGCTAGGAGCGCCAGACGACTTGCAGCGTGGCTTCCTGGCGCAGATTCAGTGAGTCAGCCAGTCAACAACCCACTCAGCCAAACTGCGCACCCTCAGGCCAGGAGCGTGACACCGCCGCCATCGCTCGGATCAAAACCCCCATCGGAATCACGGAGATCACGGGCAAGGAACCCGCCACGATCGTGGTGAGCGTCGCGGCCGACCTGCTCCGGACCTTCGAACAGGAAGAACGTGCTGAGTGAACGTCACCACGCGACTGGCCGTACCGTGGGGGATCGGCTCCGAAGAAGGGAACGCGCGTGCGGTACAGGGTGACGGTGGATGTCGCGGCATCACCGGAGCGGGTGTGGGAGGTGCTGGCCGACATCGAGGGCTGGCCTCGCTGGACGGTGTCGAAGACGAGCGTACGGCTGTTGTCCGGCGGCCCGGTGGCGGTCGGGAGCGAGGCGGAGGTCCGGCAGCTCAAGCTGGCGACCGAGGTGTGGCAGGTCACCGAGATGGAGGCCGGGCGCAGCTTCGAGTGGCGCTCCCAGAATCCGGTGTTCACCACGATCAGTACGCACCAGATCGAGCCGCTCGGCGCGGGCCGGTCCCGCGTCGTGCTCGGCCTGCAGCAGAAGGGTTTCATGGCGCCGCTGCTCGCGCTGGCGTACGGCAAGCTGACTCGCCGGTACGTCGACATGGAGGCGGCCGGGCTGAAGCGGTACTGCGAGGCGATGGGCGGCTGAGCGCACGGGGCCGGAGCCCCGCACCGCCCGTCTCAGGCGCGCCACTTACGGAAGACGCGCCGTACTGAGGTGCCGCGCCTGAGCATGCCGCGGCACCGGAGCACGGTCCTGAACTGGATCGTGGCCGTCCCGGCCAGGCCCGCGGCGGAACCGGGCGGCGACATGACGACCAGCACGGAACAGATCACCGGCGAAACGGGCGCCCTGGATCTGATGCGCTGGTACCTCGCCGCTGACCCGGAAGCCGTCGTTGCCGCCGCGGCGGCGGGCGCCGTGAGCCCGACTGCGGGCCGCCTGCATGCACCAGCGGGCCTCGGGGCTGCTGACCGAAATGCTGGCCGCCATAGCCCTGCCCGCCGGCCTACGTCCAGTCACTGGCCGAGGATCTGGCCGCGACCGGCTGCAAGGTGGAGAACACGGTGCCCGGATGCGGCATCCAAGTCCGCGGCTTCCTCTCCCGCAGCCTGTACGTCAACAAGATGTTCAACTACATCGGGCTCGGAACGGGGGTACTGCCCCTGCTCCTGGGCGCGTTCGTCGCGGGCCCGCTGATCGGGCGCGAGCTGGGATCGGGGACCTACCGACTCCAGTGGACCCAATCGGTCAGTCCGGCCCGCTGGCTCGGCGCCAAGCTGGCGGTGCCGGTCGCCGGCGTACTCCTCGTCCTCCCCGCGTTCGTGCTCCTCGCCGCCTGGATCCGGCGGGAATCGGTGAGCACCTGGTATCCGCTTCAGTGGAACGACCTCGCCGTCTACCAGGTGATCGGGCCGGTGGCGGTGAGTTACGCCCTCCTCGGCATCGCGGTCGGCGCCATGGCCGGCCTGATGATCGGACGCACGGTACCCGCCATGGCAGCGGCCGTCACCGCGGTCGGGCTCATCTCGGCTGCCCTCGTCCTCGAACTCCTGCGGACCCCGCGCGGCGGCGAGAGCGGCCCGGCCCCGGTTCCCGCCGGCGACCGGAACCCCGACGGCCTGTCGTGGCTCGTCCGGCCCGGCGGGCTGCGGCCCTGGCAGACATCGGTCAGCGACTACCGGATGATCCTCGTCGAAGGCGTAGCCCCGGACGAGCTGCCCGCGCTGCTCGGCTCATCGCCCGGCACGGTGCTCTCCCCGCCCCTGCGGCAGTGGGATGTCACCCGGCACCACCGATCCGGCCAGCAGGTCTTCTCCAGCTACGACGACAAGGCGCTTCTCAGCGTCGGACGGGCCGGGTCGGGCTGGAGTTTCGCCTTCGAACAGGACCCTTCCGCAGGATTCGACACCGCGCGCTTCGTCTCTCCCGCGCCGGCCGCCTCGGCCGGCGGAGGGTGGGCGATCGTGATCTGGCACGAGTGGCGCCAGGGCATCGCGCTCTTCCACATGTCGGCCGCCAAGGGTGGCACCCTGCGCTACGCGTTCACCGTGCGCGCCGGGACGCTCGAAGCCACCGTCGGCGACGTACCTGCCGAACTGACCTCGGCCACCCTCGGGTTCGATGCCCCCGACGGGGACGGCCAGGCCGCGGCGGCAGCCCGCGTCCTGGACGCCATCGCCCGCCTCCACGGTGTCACCCTGCCTCGCCCTCACCGAGGGCCGGCTGCACACCTTCGAGTCGCTCTCCTGGAGCCGCCCTCCCGGCCCCGGAGAGGCGTACATGATGATCAGCAGCAGCTAACCCCGCTGGCCCCGGCCTCGGGACTGGTTGGACCAACAGAACAGTGGGTGGCGGCAGTGATGATTCCGTTTGTGGGTCTCGTAGATACAACCAGTTGCGAGAACTGCTCTGTACCGCTTGTGTGTACCGCCGGTACACACAAGCGGTACACGTCAAGCGCTGTCGGTCACGACGTCTCCATGTTGCAGCGGTCAGCGGTGCCGGCGGCGCAGGAGCGCGAAGGCCGAGACGATCGCGGCGGCGGCGAGGGTCAGCACGAGCGCGCTCTCGACCAGTTGCAGCGGCCAGAAGTGGGACTCGGGGTGATAGCGGGTCCCGATGAATTCGACCGGACCGGAAATGTCCCCCTCGCCCCCGCGCGCGGGCCCGTCGAGGGTGGGCCAGAACCAGGGGCGGATCAAGGCGCCGTTCCGCGGTCAGTACAGGGGCGAGCAGCGGGTCAGCGAGCAGGCCCACCGGCGCGATGTGGCCCGGGCCGAGCGGCTCCCACAACGGGATCGCGGCACGCAGAATGTGCCAGGCGGCATCGGTGTCGCCCCACCGGGCCTGCTCGCGGGCCTCGTGGACGGCCGCGCCGAACGCTCCGCCGGGCCGGTAGCGGTACGCCCCCTCGCGTACGGCGCGCTGGATGTCAGCTGCGGCCCGGGTGGTGTCGGGGAAGATGGCAGGGTCGGAGTAGTGCCAGTCCTCCGCGGGCCGGCCCCTGTTCAGCAGATCGGCGGCCGTCAAGGGGAGCTGTTCGCTGAGGAAGCGTGGGTTGTCGGGGTGCGGGGGCTGGACCCCGCACCCACGCGATCCCTCCAGCTGCGCTATCTGATTCAGGAGTTCGAGCGCGTACGGCCGGCCGTACTTCTGCGCTTCCTCCAGCAGGGCGGCCGCCTCTTCGTGCCGGCCGCGCAGTGCTGCGGTCCGGGCCCGGGATACGGCGGCGTCCTGGGCCCGGGTCGTCCCGTTGACGAATGCGGGGCCGTCCTCGCCGTCCCGGCCGGGCGCGTGCGCGTGGAACTCCTGGTGCATGGCGACCATGAACGCCGCGAACGACGGATACCGCTCAGGGTCCCCCTCGGCCCGCCAGGAAGCCCACACCCGCACCGCCCACTCGCCATCCGGTCCCACGTCCTGCGGGTCGAGTAGCACGAAGGTGATATCCGACTCGACGTCCAGTTGCAGCGCCCGGGACCACAGGCCCACCTGCGCCCGCACCTCCTCGGGGTTGTCCTCCTCGCCCCAAAATTCGTCGAAATCCTCGCCGAGGCCCATCGCGTCGTCGTGCCAGTGCGCCTCGCGGGTGCCGGCCAGTTTCCACACGAAGGCGCCGGCGTGCCGCCAGCCGTCGCTGACCCGCAGGAACTCGCGGTAGGAGGGCGGCATCGCGCGGCCGAGCCGGTTCTCCATCGCAGCGACGTCTGCCTCGGTGGCCGGATCGACGCCGAGCCATCTGCCCTGCCATGCTGCGACGTCGTCGGGGCTCAGCTCTTCAACGTCACCGTGCGCGTCCGCCCACTCCTCGCTCCACCGGGCCAGAAAGTTCCGCCAGTCGACATGTTTGATCTCCATGCCGGTGATCCTCACAGCGGGCACCGACAACGGGGTGTCGCGATGTCATCCGGCACCGCAGGACTCCACATAGCCGAGACCTTCACCAGGACGGCTTCGTCGAACTTGACGAGGATGCGGCGCTCGCCGCTGCGGTTGTTGAGGTACACGCGTTCCATCATGATTCCTCCTCGGTGGCTGGCTGTGGTGCGGTGGGGATCAGCAGCTGCTCGTGACGAGCGTGAGGGCGGCGGCGACCGTGTCGGCCAGGGGGCATCGTCGGTGGCAGCCCGGCCGTACTCATCCGCACCCGCCACAACGACGACATCGCCCGTCTGTCGACCTCGCCTGGTGGTGGGACTGGCCCGCAGAGCACCTCACCGCACGCTCCGGGCCGTCATGTCCGGCACCGTCGACGACCTCGAAGAGATCGCTCCCCGGACCTGAGCACCGGCCCTCACGAACAGCACACGAGGAGGGGGCGAACGTTGCCTGAGGCGGCACTGGCTCACGCCGCGGGCGCGGCGCGCCGAGGTGATCGTGGTGGACTCGGCAACACACCGTCATCAACCTGTGAAGGTTCTGCGGGACGCTGGTGCTCAGCTCGCATCCTCAGGCCCAGTCCAGCCGGCGCACTTCGCGCTTCTCATCGGGGGGAACCACACCATGAGCACCGTACGCAGAGCCGCTGCCGTCCTCGCCGCCGTATCCGCACTGGCCGCCCTGACTGCCTGTGGACCCTCCGAGGACACCGCGGGGGGCGGGGCCGGCGGGTCGTCCGCGAGCCCGGCGAAGTCCGCCACGCCGGCCGCACCGCCGACGCCGGCCAAGCCGACCGCGTCGGCCAAGCCGTCGACGACGTCGAAGCCGGCGAAGCCGGCGAAGCTGCCGAAGCTGCCGAAGCCGACGAAGCCCTCCACCGATCCCGGCTTCGACGTCTTCCCGTGCAGCACGTTCGACGTGAAGTTCACCGCGACCCTGGCGGAGCCCACGACGAGCAGCTACCTGCTGAAGATCACCAACAAGGGCACCAAGGCGTGCAGGGCACTGGGGCATCCGATCGTGGCCTTCGGGGACCTGGCCGGCCAGGCCACCGAGCGCGGCACGGCTCCCGGCGTCGAGGACGCGATCAGGCTCGACCCGGGGGAGTCGGCGTACGCTGGGCTGATGGGCGGCGCCAACGACGGCAAGGGCAAGACCGTCAACTCGATCGGGCTGACCATGAACACGGAGTCGGACCTGGAGCAGACCCCGCTGAAGGCGTCGACTCCCGGTCTGTACGTCTCGCCCGACAAGAACTCCGTGACGGCCTGGATGGACAACGCCGAGGACGCTCTCAGCCTCTAGCGCTGTGTCGCGCGTGCCCTGGACCCGCCCGGCGCCGAAGCTCAGGCGAAGCGCCAGCGGGTCTGGCTGTACGGGGCCTTGCCGAAGCCGAAGACCGTGCGCGGGGCGACCGCGAAGACCACCGCCTCCCCGGCACCGGGGTTGACGAAGACGCCGTCGCCGACGTCGAAGTGCCATTCCGCGCCGTACTTCGCCTCCCACGCCGCGGCGAGCGCACGCAACCGTCCGGCGTCGGTCACCCTCACCGCCTCGCCCTCGACGACCAGGTCGAGGCCCCCGTGGAGGGAGTTGCTTCCGGTGGTGAGCGCGACGTTCGGATTGCCGCGGAGGT
The sequence above is a segment of the Streptomyces sp. NBC_00539 genome. Coding sequences within it:
- a CDS encoding SRPBCC family protein, with translation MRYRVTVDVAASPERVWEVLADIEGWPRWTVSKTSVRLLSGGPVAVGSEAEVRQLKLATEVWQVTEMEAGRSFEWRSQNPVFTTISTHQIEPLGAGRSRVVLGLQQKGFMAPLLALAYGKLTRRYVDMEAAGLKRYCEAMGG
- a CDS encoding pyridoxamine 5'-phosphate oxidase family protein, which translates into the protein MNTSPVPDTRLDERYSDEEAAAVPWPTAVAELTAAELYWLTTVRPDARPHVTPLIGVWADGALHFCTGPSERKAENLRGNPNVALTTGSNSLHGGLDLVVEGEAVRVTDAGRLRALAAAWEAKYGAEWHFDVGDGVFVNPGAGEAVVFAVAPRTVFGFGKAPYSQTRWRFA
- a CDS encoding SMI1/KNR4 family protein; its protein translation is MEIKHVDWRNFLARWSEEWADAHGDVEELSPDDVAAWQGRWLGVDPATEADVAAMENRLGRAMPPSYREFLRVSDGWRHAGAFVWKLAGTREAHWHDDAMGLGEDFDEFWGEEDNPEEVRAQVGLWSRALQLDVESDITFVLLDPQDVGPDGEWAVRVWASWRAEGDPERYPSFAAFMVAMHQEFHAHAPGRDGEDGPAFVNGTTRAQDAAVSRARTAALRGRHEEAAALLEEAQKYGRPYALELLNQIAQLEGSRGCGVQPPHPDNPRFLSEQLPLTAADLLNRGRPAEDWHYSDPAIFPDTTRAAADIQRAVREGAYRYRPGGAFGAAVHEAREQARWGDTDAAWHILRAAIPLWEPLGPGHIAPVGLLADPLLAPVLTAERRLDPPLVLAHPRRARARGRGGHFRSGRIHRDPLSPRVPLLAAATGRERARADPRRRRDRLGLRAPAPPAPLTAATWRRRDRQRLTCTACVYRRYTQAVQSSSRNWLYLRDPQTESSLPPPTVLLVQPVPRPGPAGLAAADHHVRLSGAGRAAPGERLEGVQPALGEGEAG
- a CDS encoding TetR/AcrR family transcriptional regulator; this encodes MSARPTSRPGGRSARVQQSVHQAVRDLEAEVGRDALTVPLIAARAGVTPSTIYRRWGDLRELLSDVAVERLRPDAPPADHGDLRADLAAWAVQFAEEMSSMAGRTYVRDALLGDPEQGNALRCSDYAAEQLKAIGVRAAGRGEAVPEVETLLDAVVAPLLYRILFRPSDLSSAYTDRLVAAVLGPRPASGG
- a CDS encoding MBL fold metallo-hydrolase — encoded protein: MDTATPRPADSRASTGWNLGDLVVRRVDEVELPRQTGPWLLPDATREVLDEAPWLRPDFADADVPRLASHSFAVEAGGLRIVVDTGIGNDKPRANPAWNGLRTDFPQRLAAAGFPPESVDLVITTHLHTDHVGWNTRLTGGDWVPTFPNARYLASRTEWDHWATADLDEPRRQMFRDSVTPVRDAAQYDLVDVPARGHEVAPGVLLLPAPGHTPGQVAVELRGSDRRALITGDSIHHPVQLSHPHVNSCVDIDPAQAVRTRARLLDALADTDALLLGTHFPQPTGGTVRRENGRYRLLAEHGAELPAGAA
- a CDS encoding DUF4232 domain-containing protein, whose product is MSTVRRAAAVLAAVSALAALTACGPSEDTAGGGAGGSSASPAKSATPAAPPTPAKPTASAKPSTTSKPAKPAKLPKLPKPTKPSTDPGFDVFPCSTFDVKFTATLAEPTTSSYLLKITNKGTKACRALGHPIVAFGDLAGQATERGTAPGVEDAIRLDPGESAYAGLMGGANDGKGKTVNSIGLTMNTESDLEQTPLKASTPGLYVSPDKNSVTAWMDNAEDALSL
- a CDS encoding amidase → MQPYELPLAAAADAIRARRLSPVELVDSVLDRIEEADPHLGAYVTVTAEQARRAAGEAAHEVAQGRHRGPLHGIPMGLKDLIDVEGMATTASSRVRAGHRATADSTVAARLGAAGAILLGKTHTHEFAFGLTTPQTRNARHRGRVADGSSGGSAVAVASGTATFALGTDTGGSIRVPAALNGVVGLKPTYGLVPRHGVTSLSWSLDHVGPITRTVEDAALVLTALAGHDPRDPASLSVSAADYRPGAGTDLTGLRIGLPRTYYFDHVHPRVETAVRDAVAQLEALGARLVEVDIPMTRYIQATQWGLMVPEAGAYHERSLRAVPERYQEDVRILLEASELMSAGDYLRAQRSRTLMRARWARMLEEVDVIAAPSVPLPAVRVDEETVTWPDGTTESVSDAYVRLCAPANITGVPALTVPVGHDEAGLPIGMQLLGRPLGEPTLLRVGHAYEQTQPARALATSG